The DNA segment TGCCCTGGAGATGGGGTATCGACATATCGACACGGCACAGGCATACGGTAACGAGGACGCCGTCGGCGAGGGGATCGCCGCTGCCGACGTCGATCGAGCGGATATCTTCCTCGCGACGAAAGTCTGGATCTCGAACCTCGACTACGAGGACGTCCTCGAAACCACACAGGAGAGCCTCGATAGACTCGGGACGGACTACCTCGACCTGCTGTACGTCCACTGGCCGTCACGGACCTACGAGCCCGAGGCGACGCTGGAGGCGTTCGACGAACTGTACGACGAGGGGACGATCCGAAACATCGGCGTCAGCAATTTCGAGCCGCGCCACATCGACGCGGCTCGCGAGCAGCTGGACGCGCCGATTTTCGCCAACCAGGTCGAGACTCATCCGATGCTCCAGCAGACTGAACTGCGGGACTACGCCGACGAACACGACATCGAGATCGTGGCGTACTCGCCGCTGGCTCGCGGTGATGTCTTCGAGATGGACGTCCTGAGTGAGATCGCGGAGAAACACGGCGTCAGCGAGGCCCAGGTGAGCCTGGCGTGGCTGCGTGCAAACGACGTGACTGCGATCCCGAAAGCGACCAGCGAAGCCCACATCAGGGACAACTGGGAGAGCCTGTCGCTGGAACTGGACGAGGCGGATCTCGAACGGATCTCGAACGTCGATCGGACGCGTCGGAAGGTCGATCCCGGATTCGCCCCCTGGTGAGGCCACGATCGCCCGTGCGTCCGTAACCTACAACTATTAACCAGCGGGCAACAGAACCAGTGAGTATGTCGGCCCCAAATCAGACGGGGATCGCGGGGGCGATCCGGATCGATCTCAAGCGCCTCCACGAGACCTGGATGGAACTGGTCTATCCGCGCCAGCTAGACGCGGAGCAGACGGTACTGGGCAAGTGGCGACCCCAGACGACAGGCAGCCGCATCGCGTATCGACTATGGGGGGCTATTGGGACACCGATTGTCGGCCTGCTGTATCCGCTGGTGCTTTTCGGCTACGTACTTCGCTATCAGGCAGGCAAGCTCGACTCGGCAGTCACGCGGATCGGAATTGCTGGCGTCGTCGTGCTTTCGGTGGTCGTCTGGGGCGCGCTCTCGGTGCTCGCACGGTATCAACTCGAGATGAGCCCAACCGGCGTCATCGCAGTCGTCGCGGCGGGCCTGGTCGCGACCGTCTCCGCCGCCCTCGCGGTCGTCACCAGCCGGATCGGCGGTCGCGCGTCGACGGTCCTGCTCTCCTATCCGCTGGCGATCACGGCCATCTTTCTGCCGCCGGTCGTCGCTGGCCTGTACTCCGAAGCCGTCGCGAGCTACATCTTCCCCCAGAGCGAGTCGCTCGCGGAGTGGCTGCTCGAGAACGTCCTGACGATCGGCGGTCTCAACGACTACCTCTGGAACAACTACGAACTGGAGGGAGTCGCCTACGTCGGCATGTGGTTCGGCATCGCCGTGCCGGTCGGCTGGCTCCTGGGAACGCTGGTCACGCTCGCGAATTACGTCCGCCCGCGGAACTAGATTTCCGAGGTTTGAACGTCTGACGGACGGATCGCGCCGTCCCGTTCGGCGACTGTCACTGTCGATTCGCCGTCGAGCGTTATCGTCGCACCTGCCAGCAGCGGGGTGAGTATTCCCGCGATGATCGCTCCGGAGTCGGACAGCGACGCCGACAGCGCTATTCGATCGTCAGACTCGATGCCGTACGCCTCGCGAACGCGCCGTCCTGCCGCCAGCAGTTCGGCGTGTGTCCGCTCGCTGTCCCCCGCTCGCAGCGCTGGATCTGTCGGTTCCACGTCGGCAGGGAACTGGACTGGGTTCTCGCTCCAGCGTTCGCCCTCGAAGTGTGCGACCGTCGGATCCTCGGGCCGGCTACCGTACCCGATCGCCTTGCAACCGGGCGGCAACTCGCGGCCTTCGAGCCGATTGGCTGGACCGACGAGCACGTCCAGCCCGTCCAGCGACGCGGGGTCGACCGCGACGGTCGCGCCGACCGTCCACGCGCCGAACAGCGCGATGATCGCCTGCGCGTTCGGGGCCTCGTCGGAGCTTTCGGGATCGGAACCGTCGAAGAGCCCGACAGTTGTCCCCTCTCTGATGCCGTAGTGGCGCAACAGGTTGCCCGCCTTCCAGGCCTCCACACAGAACTGCTCGCCGCTCCAGGAGCGACTCCGCGGTCCCGACCGGTGGATCCACAACTCGTCGGTGCCGCGTTCTGGGTGTACGAGATCGCCGAGTACGTCCATACGGCCTGCTCGGGCCGGGTCGGACAAAAGCACCCGTGTCACGTGGCTCGCCCGCGCCACTGGGGCGGTCAGTGGGTCGACCTACCGGCCGAATCGCCGCTGTCTGGTTTGATAGTCCCGCAGCGCCCGGAGATAGTCGCGCTTGCGGAAGTCACGCCAGTTGACGTCCGTGAAGTACAGTTCGGAATAGACGGACTGCCAGATCATAAAATCAGAGAGCCGCTCGGCACCGGTCTTGACCACCAGATCCGGGGCCGTCGGGAAGACCAGTCGCTTCTCGATCTCGGATTCGTCGACGTCGTCGGGGTCGAGCCGCCCGTCGGCGACCTCTTCGGCCAGTCCGCGAACCGCGGTCGCGAACTCGTGTTTACCGCCGAGGCCGATGCTCACCTGGATCGGCGCGTCGGCCTGGTCGTCGTCGTCGGGACCGCGGACGGCGATCGGCCGGGGCGTATCCACGTCGCCGATCTGTGTCCGGAGCGTCGGCACTGCCTCCGCGTCGAGCACGCTGACGTACACGAGCATGTGGTCGGCACCGTACTCGAACACCCAGTCGAAACTCCGTTCGAGCGTCTCGTAGGCGCCCTTTTCGAGGAGATCCCGCTCGGTGAGGACGACGGCGACCGATTCGGGGAGCGAGGCATCGCTCCAGCGGATTCGCGCGGCGAGGTACCGATCGTACAGGCCCACACGGATGGATCGTCGGCCGGTGAAATAAAGCCCTCCGGATCGTCGACCGGTTCGGAAAGGGTAAGTATCTCTCGGGGAAACGCACGGTAGCGTGACATCGACAGTCCGGCGCGCCGGCGCGTTCGCCCTCGTCGGAGCCCTGTCGCTTGCGGTCCCACTGATGGACCGCCTGTTTTCCCGGCCAGTGGCAACTGTCGCCGCTGGCGCGCCGTTTCTGGCGATCGCCGCCGTCGCACTTGCGCTCTCCGATGACAGCGCGATTTTCGAGCTGTTCGCCCGGCCCGGCGACCGACGGGACGGCCGTCTCTACGGACTGGCCGGATTCGCACTCGCGATCGCGGTGCTCTCGGCGTTCGGAACGTATGCCGGGCTCTCGATCCCGGCGTTCGTGGCGAGCGTCATTGTCCTCTCGGGTGGGAACCTCGCCGCCCACGCGGCTCGCGACCGAGGGGTCGAGCCGTTCGGCGCAATGACGGCGTTCGTCGCGGGGAGCCTGCTGGCCGGGACTGGCGGGTATCTCGCCGCGGCTGCGATTCTCAATCACCCGACTGCTCTCCCGCGGGTCGTGTTCCTGGCCGCGACCGGCGCGTTGATCGGTGCGCTCGTCCGCTCGATGCTGTTCGAGCGCGACGACCCGGTCGTGTTGCTCGCGATCAGTCTGCTGCTGTGGCTGTTCGCCGACCTGTCGATCGCCGTCTCCGCGACCGGGATCACCGCCGCGCTTGCTGTGACTATCGCGCTCGGATACGTCTCCTACGCGCTGGAGACGGCTTCGATTCCGGGGATGCTCACCGGCGTCCTGCTGAGCCTGTTGACGCTGGTCGTCGGCGACGTCGGCTGGTTCGCGATGTTGATCACCTTCTTCGGTCTTGGCGGGCTGTCCGCGAAACTCCGGTACGACCGGAAGGTCAAACGGGGCATCGCCGAACCGAACGAGGGTGCCCGGGGAAGCGGGAACGTCCTCGCGAACTCGGTCGTCGCACTGTTCGCGGTCATCGCACACGCTGCGTCCCCGCGGATGGGGGCCGTTCCCGAGGGCCTGTTCCTGTTCGTCTTCTCCGGGGCGGTCGCCGCCGCGATGAGCGATACCCTATCCAGCGAGATTGGCGGACTGTACGACGATCCCCGGCTCATCACGACGTTCGAGGTGGTCGAACCGGGCACCGACGGCGGCGTGACCTGGCAGGGCGAACTGGCCGGCCTGTCGGGTGCCGCGCTGATCGCTGGAATCGGGGCGGTGGCGTTCGATCTCGGGGCAGTCGGTATCGGCGTCGTCGTCGCCGCCGGCCTCGTCGGGATGACCGTCGATAGCGTCCTGGGTGCGACTGTGGAGGGTGGGTTCGTGGGTAATCAGGGCGTCAACTTCCTGGCGACGCTCGTGGCAGGTCTGGCTGCCGGGGTGCTGGCAATCACGACAGGCACTATCGCGGTGTAACCGATGACGACGATCCGCGAAATCCGATCTGACGACCAGAGTCGATTGAGGCGGATACAGGAGTCTGTTCTGTCCGATCCCAGTCCGGACGTGCTGACGGCCGCCCTCGATGGGCCGCTGTTCGGACTGGTGGCCGTCGAGTCGGGCACTGTCGTCGGCTACCTGCTGGCTATCGTCGGCGACCGTCGCGTCTACGTGCCGGAACTCGCGGTCGCGGAGTCGGCTCAGCGCGAGGGGTACGGCTCGACGCTCGTGCGCGCCGCAGCCGATCGGTTCCGCGAACGGGGCTTCGAAGCCGTGCGACTCACGGCGCGTGCCGACGACACGGCTGCACGGCAATTCTACGAGCGTCTGGGGTTCGAGGCGGTCGAGCGAGCGCCGGACAACTACGACGACGCGGACGGAATCGTCTACGAAAAACGACTGTGACGGACGGTGACTCCGGGGCCGACCGAGGTAGCCGCGGGATCGGTGGCCGGCGACTACGAGACGACGCGAAGGCGGACGGACGTCGGCTTTTTGACGAACTCCCCTTCCGCGGTTGCGACGATCTGACTGACGCCGCGCTGGGCGGCCACGTCGAGCACGCGCTGATCGACTGCCCCGTCGACCAGCACCGTCACGGGCGCCGTCTCGGCGTCGGCGATGGCGTCGAATGCCTGGCCGGCGTCGCGCTCGTCGATCGGGTTCAGGCCGTCGTCGAGCAGTCGCGTCCGGCCGGTGCCGTCTTCGATGACGTGCGCGATGTGATCCCCGAGCGTCCGCTCGCGCTCGTCGTCGGTCGGGCTGTCGTCGGCTTCGGTCTCTGCGTTGTCAGCTTCGGCCTCGGTGTTGTCGGCTTCGTCCTCGGTGTCGTCGCTCTCCGTGCCGTCAGGCCGGTCGTGAGCCGACTCGGCATCCGGTGCTACGTCGCGGGCGTCTTCGGACTCGTCGTTCGTCGCCGACTGGGTCGCCGCTGTGTCGCGTTGTGGACCGTCCGCGACCGCCGGTCGCTCGCCGTCGATTGTGATATCGTCGAGTTCGTCGTAAGCGACCTTTTCCCGGAGTGCCGTCATGACTTCCTCGCGGGAAAGGTCCTCGACCGATTTACCGCCGGGGGCGAACGCGACGTAATCGACATCCCCGACCTGCGCCAGTTCGCGCAGGATGAGCTCGCCGCCGCGATCGTCGTCGAGAAACGCCGTCACCGTTCGCTCGTCGGTGAGACGGGCCACCGCGTCTGGGACGTTCGTCCCCTCGACGGCGACGGCGTTCTTGATCCCGAACTGCAACAGTTGCATCACGTCCGCACGCCCCTCGACGACGATGATGGCGTCGCTGTCGGCGACGCGCGGTCCGGCGGGATAGCCCTCGAAGTCGGTGATTCGCTCGGCACGGGCCTGCCGGCGAACCTTTTCGACGAGTTCCTGACTCGAGAGCACCGACTCGTCGAACCGCTCTAGCAGCTCGGTGGCCCGCTCGACGATCTCGCGGCGCTTGGCCTGTCGGACGTCTTCGAGGCTGGTCACCTCGAAGGTCGCTCGACACGGCCCGACGCGGTCGATGGTCTCCAGGCTCGCCGCTAGGATCGAGGTCTCGACGCGGTCCAGGCCGCTTGCGATCGTCACCTCGCCGACCGACTGCCCCTTCTCCGAGTCGATCTCGACGTCGATCCGACCGAGTTTGGCTGACTCCTGAAGGTTGCGAATCTCGAGTTCGTCGCCGAGCAGCCCTTCTGTCTGTCCGAAGATCGCACCGACGACGTCACTCCGTTCTACCACCCCGTCGGCGGTGATCTGTGCATGTATGAGGTATTTGGATGAATCCTGCATTGATGATCTGGGTCCTCGGACCCGGTGATGATGCCATGACTGAGCGCATGGACGGTCTATCTGTACGAGATCCATTCGCAAATGCCTGTCGAGAGTCGAATACACGCGGCCGTGATGATTGATCAAAATAACTCTTCAAAATCGAAGACTGATGGCCAGTAGTAACGGTTAAGGGGATATAGTAGTAAATGCAGCCAATCGTGACCGAACGAGTACGGATCGCACTGTGGGGCACGGTGGCGTTCGTGTTGATCGCGCTGGCTGTGCCGTGGTTCATGTGGCGCTCTGACGCGGT comes from the Halapricum desulfuricans genome and includes:
- a CDS encoding aldo/keto reductase — protein: MSSSELTPESVPSTKGMPMLGLGTWENEDPDQCAESVRTALEMGYRHIDTAQAYGNEDAVGEGIAAADVDRADIFLATKVWISNLDYEDVLETTQESLDRLGTDYLDLLYVHWPSRTYEPEATLEAFDELYDEGTIRNIGVSNFEPRHIDAAREQLDAPIFANQVETHPMLQQTELRDYADEHDIEIVAYSPLARGDVFEMDVLSEIAEKHGVSEAQVSLAWLRANDVTAIPKATSEAHIRDNWESLSLELDEADLERISNVDRTRRKVDPGFAPW
- a CDS encoding DUF92 domain-containing protein, giving the protein MTSTVRRAGAFALVGALSLAVPLMDRLFSRPVATVAAGAPFLAIAAVALALSDDSAIFELFARPGDRRDGRLYGLAGFALAIAVLSAFGTYAGLSIPAFVASVIVLSGGNLAAHAARDRGVEPFGAMTAFVAGSLLAGTGGYLAAAAILNHPTALPRVVFLAATGALIGALVRSMLFERDDPVVLLAISLLLWLFADLSIAVSATGITAALAVTIALGYVSYALETASIPGMLTGVLLSLLTLVVGDVGWFAMLITFFGLGGLSAKLRYDRKVKRGIAEPNEGARGSGNVLANSVVALFAVIAHAASPRMGAVPEGLFLFVFSGAVAAAMSDTLSSEIGGLYDDPRLITTFEVVEPGTDGGVTWQGELAGLSGAALIAGIGAVAFDLGAVGIGVVVAAGLVGMTVDSVLGATVEGGFVGNQGVNFLATLVAGLAAGVLAITTGTIAV
- a CDS encoding GNAT family N-acetyltransferase, coding for MTTIREIRSDDQSRLRRIQESVLSDPSPDVLTAALDGPLFGLVAVESGTVVGYLLAIVGDRRVYVPELAVAESAQREGYGSTLVRAAADRFRERGFEAVRLTARADDTAARQFYERLGFEAVERAPDNYDDADGIVYEKRL
- a CDS encoding undecaprenyl diphosphate synthase family protein, which translates into the protein MGLYDRYLAARIRWSDASLPESVAVVLTERDLLEKGAYETLERSFDWVFEYGADHMLVYVSVLDAEAVPTLRTQIGDVDTPRPIAVRGPDDDDQADAPIQVSIGLGGKHEFATAVRGLAEEVADGRLDPDDVDESEIEKRLVFPTAPDLVVKTGAERLSDFMIWQSVYSELYFTDVNWRDFRKRDYLRALRDYQTRQRRFGR
- the dnaG gene encoding DNA primase DnaG yields the protein MQDSSKYLIHAQITADGVVERSDVVGAIFGQTEGLLGDELEIRNLQESAKLGRIDVEIDSEKGQSVGEVTIASGLDRVETSILAASLETIDRVGPCRATFEVTSLEDVRQAKRREIVERATELLERFDESVLSSQELVEKVRRQARAERITDFEGYPAGPRVADSDAIIVVEGRADVMQLLQFGIKNAVAVEGTNVPDAVARLTDERTVTAFLDDDRGGELILRELAQVGDVDYVAFAPGGKSVEDLSREEVMTALREKVAYDELDDITIDGERPAVADGPQRDTAATQSATNDESEDARDVAPDAESAHDRPDGTESDDTEDEADNTEAEADNAETEADDSPTDDERERTLGDHIAHVIEDGTGRTRLLDDGLNPIDERDAGQAFDAIADAETAPVTVLVDGAVDQRVLDVAAQRGVSQIVATAEGEFVKKPTSVRLRVVS